One window from the genome of Roseomonas haemaphysalidis encodes:
- a CDS encoding trypsin-like peptidase domain-containing protein has protein sequence MKGKMQAGRWGLGLIVAGAVLAALGAGASAWTGRAVPAPLPAVAGGFSASAFAVAPGVLVTNAHVALRCQAQDRPLRVEGQGGPWQLAMLDADADLALLRGPAGGMSVLPLSAGLRLPRGTPVLALGFPMTDEPRRAGMLRAARGMVLRAALTVHDPAGGQAVSFVATDQNGQEVAPSWDDGLRYFGAAQAERLRWRLEIGAPAAGGSSGGPVLDAAGQVVGVVYAGGRGLTAAIPLEDLRALLARAGVVPLLRPPSHAATTDWDALEDGAARGVARITC, from the coding sequence ATGAAGGGCAAGATGCAGGCAGGACGCTGGGGCTTGGGCCTGATCGTGGCGGGGGCGGTGCTGGCGGCGCTGGGGGCCGGGGCTTCCGCCTGGACCGGCCGGGCCGTACCGGCACCCCTGCCCGCCGTGGCGGGGGGGTTCTCGGCATCCGCCTTCGCGGTGGCACCCGGGGTGTTGGTGACCAATGCCCATGTGGCGCTGCGCTGCCAGGCGCAGGACCGGCCGTTGCGGGTGGAAGGCCAAGGCGGGCCGTGGCAGCTGGCCATGCTGGATGCAGACGCGGACCTTGCGCTGCTGCGCGGCCCTGCGGGCGGCATGTCGGTGCTGCCGCTGTCGGCGGGGCTGCGTTTGCCGCGCGGCACGCCGGTGCTGGCGCTGGGCTTTCCCATGACGGACGAGCCCCGCCGCGCCGGGATGCTGCGGGCCGCGCGCGGCATGGTGCTGCGCGCGGCGCTGACGGTGCACGACCCGGCGGGCGGGCAGGCGGTCAGCTTCGTTGCCACCGATCAGAACGGGCAGGAGGTGGCACCCAGCTGGGACGATGGCCTGCGTTACTTCGGCGCCGCGCAGGCCGAACGGCTGCGCTGGCGGCTGGAAATCGGCGCGCCCGCCGCAGGCGGCAGCTCTGGCGGACCGGTGCTCGATGCTGCGGGACAGGTCGTGGGCGTGGTCTACGCCGGTGGACGCGGGCTGACAGCGGCCATTCCGTTGGAGGACCTGCGCGCCCTGCTGGCCCGTGCCGGCGTGGTGCCGCTGCTGCGACCGCCGTCCCATGCCGCCACCACGGATTGGGATGCGCTGGAAGACGGTGCCGCGCGGGGCGTGGCACGCATCACCTGCTGA
- a CDS encoding polysaccharide deacetylase, with product MTAQAHAIAATPYVPLALEPEDVATYAAMAEALGCSAEDCGEAFMLATPLARDAAVLLWRGAAAMLPASTANAALRLQDALGTLRTLLGLDPAMLPLDALVASGLRYHA from the coding sequence ATGACCGCACAAGCCCATGCCATCGCCGCCACTCCCTATGTGCCTTTGGCGCTGGAGCCGGAGGACGTCGCCACCTATGCCGCGATGGCCGAGGCCCTCGGCTGCTCGGCCGAGGATTGCGGCGAGGCCTTCATGCTGGCGACGCCGCTGGCCCGCGATGCCGCGGTGCTGCTGTGGCGTGGTGCCGCGGCGATGCTGCCGGCCAGCACCGCGAACGCCGCGCTGCGCCTGCAGGACGCTTTGGGCACGCTGCGCACGCTGCTCGGCCTCGACCCCGCGATGCTGCCGCTGGACGCGCTGGTGGCGTCCGGCCTGCGCTACCACGCCTGA
- a CDS encoding flagellar basal body P-ring protein FlgI, translating into MPRLLVFLFACLLALPAAAQVRLKDIVSIEGVRGNQLVGYGLVIGLQGTGDQLRNTPFTQQSLTAMLERMGINVADARVQTRNTAAVIVTATLPPFARQGTPIDVQVSSLGDSRSLNGGTLIVTPLLGADGEVYAVAQGPVVVGGFAAAGQAQSISSGVTTQGRVPGGGLVEREVPLSLRNVDTIRLALRSPDFTTANRIEEVLNAKFGPGSATALDLATVEMKIPFGFRDRLPAMVAQMEALSVRPETTARVVVDERTGTIVVGAQVRVDPVAITHGNLVIRVTETPVASQPGPLSNGETVVLPRTQVEVDDQRGRRLAVLPRANTLQALVDGLNALGLAPRDLISVLNALKASGALHAELQFI; encoded by the coding sequence ATGCCGCGCCTGCTTGTCTTCCTGTTCGCCTGCTTGCTGGCGCTGCCGGCCGCCGCCCAGGTGCGGCTCAAGGACATCGTGTCCATCGAGGGGGTGCGCGGCAACCAGCTGGTGGGCTACGGGCTGGTCATCGGGTTGCAGGGCACCGGCGACCAGCTGCGCAACACGCCCTTCACGCAGCAGAGCCTGACGGCGATGCTGGAGCGCATGGGCATCAACGTGGCGGATGCCCGGGTGCAGACGCGCAACACCGCCGCCGTGATCGTCACCGCCACGCTGCCGCCCTTTGCGCGGCAAGGTACGCCGATCGACGTGCAGGTGTCCTCGCTGGGTGACAGCCGCAGCCTGAACGGCGGTACGCTGATCGTCACGCCGCTGCTGGGCGCGGATGGCGAGGTCTATGCCGTGGCGCAGGGGCCGGTGGTGGTGGGCGGCTTCGCGGCCGCCGGGCAGGCGCAAAGCATCTCCTCCGGCGTCACCACCCAGGGGCGGGTGCCCGGCGGCGGGCTGGTGGAGCGCGAGGTGCCGCTCAGCCTGCGCAATGTCGATACCATCCGCCTGGCGCTGCGCTCGCCCGACTTCACCACCGCCAACCGGATCGAGGAGGTGCTGAACGCCAAGTTCGGCCCCGGCAGCGCCACGGCGCTGGACCTCGCCACGGTGGAGATGAAGATCCCCTTCGGTTTCCGCGACCGCCTGCCGGCGATGGTGGCGCAGATGGAGGCGCTGTCCGTGCGGCCCGAGACCACCGCCCGCGTGGTGGTGGACGAGCGCACCGGCACCATCGTGGTGGGGGCGCAGGTGCGGGTGGACCCGGTGGCGATCACCCACGGCAACCTGGTGATCCGCGTCACGGAAACGCCGGTGGCCAGCCAGCCCGGCCCGCTGTCCAACGGCGAGACGGTGGTGCTGCCACGCACCCAGGTAGAGGTGGACGACCAGCGCGGGCGACGCCTGGCGGTGCTGCCCCGCGCCAACACCCTGCAAGCGCTGGTGGACGGCCTGAACGCCCTGGGGCTGGCGCCGCGGGACCTGATCTCGGTGCTGAACGCATTGAAGGCCAGCGGCGCGCTGCATGCCGAGCTGCAGTTCATCTGA